GCGTGAAGAACTCACCAGGCAAAACATCGAGTTGCAAGACGAGTTACAGAAGAAGGATTGTGATCTACAGCGGGCTGAGCAAGAAATGAAAGACATCGTCTTTTCTAAGCATCAAGGCCTAAACAAGGTTGGTCTAATGCAGAAGGAAATCCGGAACCTCAAGATTCGTCGAATGAGTTATGAAGAACGCATGTCTCGCCTGGACAAAGAATTGGCTGATAAGGAGAATCAACGAAAGGTAGAGCAAGCTCACCAACAAGCTAAGATGGAGCATACGATGGCGCTACATGCCAAGCAGCTGAACGACATTGAGTCGGAGAACAAGGTTCTCGTACAAAGGATGGTAAAGGAACACCAGCTCAACGTGGACGAACAACGTGTCCATTACGAATCCGCAATGGCACAGTTGCGCAACCAACTTGAGGAGGAACATCAAGCGCGTCTACATTCGGCATTACAGGAGGCGAAAGCCCAATACGCGGCTAAGTATTCCGAGGCTTCTTACAAGTTTCAAATGCAAGTGCGAGGCTTTCGCAACAACGCCGATTCAGCGCGCATGAAGGCTGAAAAACTAGCCACGAATCTGGAAGAGTGTAAGAAGAAATTTTCAGAGATGGAGACAGCAAACCGTCTTCTGAAAGAGGCGCtgcacaaacaaaaagcgaCCTCAGATGCTAATTTCGATGAACTTCTCGCCAACCACGAAACCATTGGCCGAATGCGCGTCTTTCACGCAAAATTGCTCGAAAACCGTGATAGGCATATCGAGCAATTGCAACGAAGAATCGAAGAATTGGAGAAACGCGCTGACAAGGACGTAGAAGTAGTCGGACCTGATTACTACAAACTCTTGGGAGTCGAGCGTAACGCTGGAACGAGCGAAATTAAGTCGGCGTATTACGCAAAATCGCGAATCCATCATCCCGACAAGCATCGAGACTCGCCCGACCAGAAGAAGCATGAAaccattttcaaaactattaaatatGGCTACGAAGTCATATCTAATAGCCATTCGCGGCGCAAATATGATAAATGGCTCGACATGACATCGGTTCGACTGGCCCATCAAGAGAAGTATTGTTAACGGATTTCCAACTCGCCGATAACAAGCAGATGTGTAGGTACACCTTACACACAAGAACACCTCACAACCTTTCTTAAACCCTTTGGCTTGACTTTTAAGTTACGAGTAGTAACGTAAAGCGCCGTGCCTGTGACTGCCCAGTCACGTCCATGTGAGTCTTGGGAACGATGTTTTGCCATCTTCCCTCGACTCTGGGATGTTCTGACATCGGGTAATTACATGCACCCGTGTAGTTCTGTCTGCACGGGAATTTACGTTACTGCATTGAAATTCCACTCTTGCCTCTTCGTCGAAGATGGAAACCAAAATTCAGGTGTGCAAGATTGCCATCATACCATCCTTAACTACGACCGGCTATAAAAGAACCTGATCGAGCGGCTTTATCTTACCCCGGTCACCTTCCATCGAGGTTTGCGATTTACCTGTGCAAGCTGCTGAGGTCGTTCCCGAAGCAGGTGTTGCTGTAATTGCTGCTACTGATGCAATTGTAGAAGTGGCGGCTGCAGACGCACCTGTTCGGCCCGTTCGAGTGGAATACCAAAGTCGCATGGCTATGAGGGCGAGGGCGCCGGCAGAGAAAGATGCTCTGCAAAAGGCCGGAGTACAATCCGACAAGGTCGAGTAGATCAAGGCATGTGAAACTACGGACGGCAAAGTGGACATTGAGCCGAGCCGTGCACTGCCGTTGGCCGCTGCACAACCACCTTCGCAGCGGACGCCAATTTCCGATTCCCTTGTACCATCCAACAAAAAGGATGTTCCGGATCCTGAATACATCTTCCATCAAGGCTTATAACTTACCTACACCGATTGTTAAGCCCACTGGCGAACATTCATCCGTTCCCATCCGACACGAGTGTGTCGTTGAAGTTTCCAACTCAGTAGGCGATCAATCGGCCGCTTGCCCAACAACCCGCTCAAtgagcgtttttttttcttttcgttttttttcccttaaaaaaaaactgaaaatcaaaCTTCTTGTACATTCTATTCCGGCTTTAATTGTATCTTCTTCAGAGTAATTAGTTTAattgcccctttttttaaaaagcaaagacAACGAATCAAAATTCTTGTACATTTGTATTTCGGCTTGATTTATGTATGCTTTAAACTTTGATGACGCTTTCTTTCAATCACAATCCAAAGGAACTGGCCGACGAACCCGTAAAGGAGTTGTCTTCACTGCAGTGCGTGGCAACTACCAATACTGTAACGCTTCTGTTCCATTTGTCTTCTTCACGGCACAAGTTTGCGTGCGATTGGCGGGATGGTGAGCAATATTGCCATCTCCCCACCTGCATGCACCCGCCGGAAGGAGACCACTACGAGAATTGATTGTCTCGTTGTGATGGCAGGGCGTTGCAGGTAGTTTTCACCTCCACGGCAGTGATCAGCTACCTTTACGGGGGAATTTTATCCTTAAACGATTCGGACCGGTTCTGGAAGTGCGTGTGCGAGAAGAGCTAATCAAAGTTTCGTTTGTCTTTgctaaacaaatatttttctgcTACTTAAAATTCCCcatacattttcttcttttcgatcAATAAAATTCTTACTTAAACATATAATCATTGTGTTTTGGCTTTTATTACTTCAAATCCGTTCCTTTTTATCCAACTCCAACGTGGCGTTGTTTGAAACGTTATTCACGTGAATGAACTCATTCCAAGCGGTATACATAATAGGGCTGTTTTTCGTAGAAAGCACagatatttgaaaaaatagcatCGTTGTATTTGACTTGGGTATTGGGTCGGCAGCACATGTAAGTTTTCTTATGGGGATAACGAATagtggtctttatctatgatGAAACAGTCACTTTTCGCAAAATATTAAGATGTAATATTATGCACTCCTCCTTGAGTCAACGATTTATCTGAATTTGCATGTAGAATTCTAGAATCCTGATAGATGTCTCTCACATGATGTCAACACCAAAATAGGTTAACTAATTAACTGTTTCATGAGCGTCGTCTGCCGTGTGCAACCGgttagaaagagaaagataCGAAAATTTTCCACCCCACTGATAACCAGCTAATAACGATTTCATCCATTTTTCAGCCATTGTGAGACATCAGATATCGTTCTTTTACAAACTTATCAAAAGAATAATTAAAGAAGTATTCATCAACGACCAAAATCGTATAACCATGGCCTCCTACAAGATTTTAACTTCGAAATCATTGATTCCAATGGCGAGTCGTATATTGAAGTCCAACTGTGCCCGAACGGCTCAGTTTGCTTCCTCGGCTGCAATGTATAATAAGGTTGGTTGTTGTGTATACCATGATAATAACTTTAAACATGTCCATTGCTTTGATtaggaaattaaagaatataAGGCACCACAAACAAGTGCCACAACTGAAGTTAAAAAGCTTCAGCGCCCTCCCTTTgggaaaaatttgtttcttggGAAGTTTGACACTGAAGTATTAGCTTTTCCGGAAGTTCTTGATAAAGAAAGGCTTCAGACACTTGAAGAACTGGTGGCTCCAgtagaaaaattttttgagtcaattgattcaaaaaaaattgatgcaGAAGGGAAAATTCCCAAGGAAACTTATGATGGACTGAAAGCTTTGGGTTTGTTTGGGCAACAGATACCTACAGATTATGGTGGGCTGGGATTCAATGCTACCGAATTTGCACGACTTGCTGAAATTACAGCCTTAGATGCATCTGTTGCAGTATCACTTGCAGCCCACCAGTCAATTGGCCTTAAGGCAAGTTATTGTACATAGTCAAAGTAATTTTATAatgattgaaaataataatttttttcagggtCTTTTAATAGCTGGAAGTGAAGATCAAAAAGCTAAATACTTACCCCGTTTGGCCACAGGTGAGTGGACTGCAGCGTTTTGCCTCACCGAACCCAGTAGCGGTTCAGATGCGGCGTCTGTGCAGGTagggcttaaaattttataaggTTTCTTATTGTATTATTAAACAGTAGTTGATTTTATTCAAATATCACAGACCAAAGCGACCCTATCAGATGATGGTGATTATTGGATCATGAATGGCAACAAAATATGGATATCAAACGGTGGTATCGCAGATTTCTTTACGGTGTTTGCGAAAACGCAAGTAAtgctttctcttttattgtGTATTTAGCCCTTCTAAGGCAtatcaaaataatttgaaCTTTAACCACAAAGGTGAGGAATAAAATGGGTGAGATGGAAGATCGAGTCACTGCATTTTTAGTGGAACGTAATTTTGGTGGAGTGACCCATGGGAAACCGGAGGATAAGCTTGGCATTCGGGGTTCGAACACTTGTCAGGTAAATGCTTGTTGTATGCAGCAATTACTTAAACccaaatattatttttgttttaattaataggtatattttgaaaatgtgccGATTCCGAAAGAGAATGTTTTGGGAGAGGTTGGAAGTGGTTTCAAAATtgcattgaatattttgaattctGGAAGATTCAGTATGGGAAGTTCAGGAGCAGGTTGTCTTTATTTAATTTTGCTATATTATCCAATTGCTACAACTCCCAAAACACATCTTTACGATTTCTTACCTAGCTTTTGAataatcttctttttcttttttaaaggcatGTTAAAAAAACTTCTCGGATGGACAGCAGAGCATGCAGTAACACGTAAACAGTTTGGCAAAGCGTTGATGGAATTTGAAttaattcaagaaaaatttgcaaaaatgGCTTGTACCGTCTACGCCATGGAGTCGATGGCTTATCTCACCTCAGGTACCAttggaaaagaatttcaaagTGTCGCGTAACATGAATTGTTGACTCTTACCATATAGCTATGCTAGATACTTATGAGGAACCTGATTGCGCGATGGAGGCAGCAATGGTGAAGGTAATATTGAACGCTATCTACATGctcgacatttttttccctgtaTCGCGTTTGCTCATTTTGTATTACTGTAATTGTTTTCTAGGTTTTTAGCTCGGAGGGCGTTTGGAATTGTACAAGTGAATGCTTACAAATTCTTGGAGGACTAGGCTATATGAAAGATTACCCATATGAACGTTATCTAAGAGACGCTCGCATTTTACTCATCTTTGAAGGAACCAACGAAATTCTCCGTATGCTCATATCACTATTGGGTAAACTACTGTACAATGCATGTGTAAAAGGAATACCTTAtgctttaatttttgcttTATAGGACTGCAGCATGCAGGAAAACATCTTGCAGATATGGTTCGGAAATTACGTAACCCGACTGCCAATCCCCGGTTCGTCGTCAAAAGTACCTGGGAAAGATTACGACGGAACCCTAAAAATCCCAGACTCTCTCTTCAATTAAATAATTTCCTTCATCCAAGTCTCAGGGTAAATGTTGTGCAAATTGAAATCATTGTCACAATCTACTTGAACTATTATTTAGGCTGCGTCGGAATTGTTGGAGAAACGTGTCCTGCAATTTCAGATGGCTGTAGAAACTTTATTAGCTCGTCATGGAAAGGAAGTGAGCAATAAACAAATGGATCTTCGACGTGTAGCTGACGTCGCGATCGATTTGTTTGCTATGACTGCAGTTGTTAGTAGGTCCTCTCGGTCCTACTGCATTGGATTACGAAACGCAGAACATGAAGTATATAAGTTGTTTTCATCTTTGAATTCATACAAAACTGATTTTTCTTCCTATTGTAGGTGCAATTGGCACATTCTTTCTGTATCGAAGCCGATTTACGTTGCGAGCGACATTTAGTAGAATTATTTGGGGGTGAGCTGACCACCCAAGATTTGGCAATTAAGAAAATTGCCCAAACtattttccaaaacaaaggGTATTGCGCAGAACATCCtcttaaacaaatttaaatgttCATGTAGCCAAGAGTTTAAATGGAGCTGTTAATTATGTAATACATATTGCAAGTTGTGTTGAGCAAATTTGATGTTTCACCATGATATAATTATTTGCATTCCCTTTATCAGACTTAACATTTgaatcttgaaaaaaaaaagtgccacAGGCTTCAATGCAAACTAGTTATTGAGCCCTAACAGTTAAGTTTTGAATATCAAATACAGACTACAAAGAAGTCTTTTAAGTCCTTTCATAccttggcaaaaaaaaatattaaatgaaattaaaaaggagaTTCAAGGCTATCAAATTCTTTCTTGTATTTATAGCCGAGTGGATATCCAGATTTCCAGATACAATCCAAGAcaatttttcccattttaacCGAAGTAGGTCTTGGGTTTGCGGTAGGACAGTTCGGGCATATCGACGGTATTGGCCCTGTGTGGAAGGGGGAATTTAATAGTAGAATCGTGGAACTGCTTAACGTGTGGGCGGCGACATTTGTCAGCAGCTACTTCTTCCACTCGAATGATCTGTCAACAAAAATGTATTAAGATAACATATGTAATGTGATCAATTAAAACTCTTAATCACATTGATGGATTCGATCTAAAAATGCCATTGGATTAAGCCTATTTACCTGAATGGCATGAGCGCGAGCGCGATGACGGGCACCCATATCGCGATAGCACTGGGTGACAGCAGCAGAGACAGTCAAGTCTCTGTACTCACGGTACATGTTGTGAGTTCCAGAGCGAGAATCATATCTCAGCCAAATGCCAAAGTTCTTGACTTTCAATGGGCTCTTGTCATGAACCTGTTGGAAATTAAAATTGGCATTGTAAGAATGAAGCTATTAGACAGTAGCAGTATTTACCATCTGGCAGCTGACAATTTCACCAGTAGCCTTCTTGAATTTACGGAGCTGACGTAAGAAGTACCAGAAACGTGATTTAGCCACAATATGATCAGGGGCAAAAATCCTCATTCTGTAGAGGGGAGGATTTGGTTCCTTCTCAGATGGGAGCTTGCGCCCCACAACTTTGTATTCCTTCAACTGTATtgacacaaaacaaaaaaaattattataacaAAAGGAACACATTCAGAAAACATTACTTATGGAATCACACATGTTGTTCCAAGTGAATACTACATGAAATTTTCATCGACAACGTTCGTTAAGTTAAAATTACTGTGCAATTTATCGCTAAACTAACAGCACAATTAAGAATTCGTTACTTAAATATGTGAAATTAAACCATGTGGAGAACCATGTATTGACAGCCGGCTACACTCAACACTTGCACGATTCGCAGTTTTGCTTAAAGGAAAGACCCTCATTATTCATCATGAACTTTAACTTCATAGAACTAAATTTCACTAACTTGAATAAAACCTTTATTTTTGCAATAATTTACTTACCAAACCGCTGGCCTTCATTTTTCAGCTAGTGATAAACCGGAAAGGACCTGCTCCTGAAGAGACACAAGGAAAGTAATTTTTCCTGTGAAATCGAAGCCTACTTAACGTTGCAGCCCTAAACACACATATggtggaaaaataaattagacATTGTTGATTTTTATGTCATTTATATAATTTCaatggtttttcattttctgatAGTTAAATTATTGATGCTTATGTGATGAAGAAAGGTTCTAAAATAATgttggaaatattttttaataatcttGATTGATGGAGAGTGTATAACCTTGTCGCTAATTCGAAAGTATATTTTTCGAATCCACTCAACAAAGTAAATGATTTAACATAAACAAATTGGTAAAGGTTAATTGTAACAAaatctgcttttttttcataattggGTTTTCGATAAGTTAATAGCTTGAAAAGCATTCTGAAACCGCCCATTCGACGGCCCCAAGATCCCAGTCAATTGCATGCTGGGACAAGTGGTTGCTGAACCAAACATTCCCTTGCAGCCGTGGCGGTTACATTTACACACTTTCAGTCAAGCAAACATTTTGGGTTGTGTAGAAACTGACATGACACTCTGATGAAACTAGCAACGTGGTTTACGAATCGCGACGTTCTTCATATTTCATTGGATATTTGGAAATAGTTCACAGTGTGGTTGGAATGTCCGTAAAGGTATATCGGAAAAAGATTGTAATCGGTTTAATTAGTCGTAACTACCGATTTTCTCTGGCCCACGTGCTGGCCGTATTGGGTGCATGTCTTTTAGCAGATTGAACACGTTCCGTAATACCTTAATatccaaaaccaaaaaaaccaataacaagaaaacaagatgGACCTTCAATTACTACAGTTTCTGACCAACCCCTTGGATGCCAATGCACAATCTAGGGTATGTAAATTGTAACTGTTTCATTATGCATTATTATCTCATTATAATGCTCGGCAGGCATTGGCTTACTTTGAGCAACTCAAGTCTTCTGACACTGGATGGCAACTAGCAACTAATAC
The window above is part of the Daphnia carinata strain CSIRO-1 chromosome 7, CSIRO_AGI_Dcar_HiC_V3, whole genome shotgun sequence genome. Proteins encoded here:
- the LOC130689026 gene encoding complex I assembly factor ACAD9, mitochondrial-like, translating into MASYKILTSKSLIPMASRILKSNCARTAQFASSAAMYNKEIKEYKAPQTSATTEVKKLQRPPFGKNLFLGKFDTEVLAFPEVLDKERLQTLEELVAPVEKFFESIDSKKIDAEGKIPKETYDGLKALGLFGQQIPTDYGGLGFNATEFARLAEITALDASVAVSLAAHQSIGLKGLLIAGSEDQKAKYLPRLATGEWTAAFCLTEPSSGSDAASVQTKATLSDDGDYWIMNGNKIWISNGGIADFFTVFAKTQVRNKMGEMEDRVTAFLVERNFGGVTHGKPEDKLGIRGSNTCQVYFENVPIPKENVLGEVGSGFKIALNILNSGRFSMGSSGAGMLKKLLGWTAEHAVTRKQFGKALMEFELIQEKFAKMACTVYAMESMAYLTSAMLDTYEEPDCAMEAAMVKVFSSEGVWNCTSECLQILGGLGYMKDYPYERYLRDARILLIFEGTNEILRMLISLLGLQHAGKHLADMVRKLRNPTANPRFVVKSTWERLRRNPKNPRLSLQLNNFLHPSLRAASELLEKRVLQFQMAVETLLARHGKEVSNKQMDLRRVADVAIDLFAMTAVVSRSSRSYCIGLRNAEHEVQLAHSFCIEADLRCERHLVELFGGELTTQDLAIKKIAQTIFQNKGYCAEHPLKQI
- the LOC130686637 gene encoding dnaJ homolog subfamily C member 3-like, which produces MPFFTVLPCLIYHWQSFFPANSGKAVAESAPVAITNAASGSQDQSEDPIDLPAENHALDCVVEPVPKSEDDCGIEKKCNERALKVQLADLVEEKDVALSANKQLLEIIDRMKLEATEASAAREELTRQNIELQDELQKKDCDLQRAEQEMKDIVFSKHQGLNKVGLMQKEIRNLKIRRMSYEERMSRLDKELADKENQRKVEQAHQQAKMEHTMALHAKQLNDIESENKVLVQRMVKEHQLNVDEQRVHYESAMAQLRNQLEEEHQARLHSALQEAKAQYAAKYSEASYKFQMQVRGFRNNADSARMKAEKLATNLEECKKKFSEMETANRLLKEALHKQKATSDANFDELLANHETIGRMRVFHAKLLENRDRHIEQLQRRIEELEKRADKDVEVVGPDYYKLLGVERNAGTSEIKSAYYAKSRIHHPDKHRDSPDQKKHETIFKTIKYGYEVISNSHSRRKYDKWLDMTSVRLAHQEKYC
- the LOC130689278 gene encoding large ribosomal subunit protein eL20-like; translation: MKASGLLKEYKVVGRKLPSEKEPNPPLYRMRIFAPDHIVAKSRFWYFLRQLRKFKKATGEIVSCQMVHDKSPLKVKNFGIWLRYDSRSGTHNMYREYRDLTVSAAVTQCYRDMGARHRARAHAIQIIRVEEVAADKCRRPHVKQFHDSTIKFPLPHRANTVDMPELSYRKPKTYFG